In Acanthochromis polyacanthus isolate Apoly-LR-REF ecotype Palm Island chromosome 15, KAUST_Apoly_ChrSc, whole genome shotgun sequence, a single genomic region encodes these proteins:
- the lrit2 gene encoding leucine-rich repeat, immunoglobulin-like domain and transmembrane domain-containing protein 2 isoform X1: MDIICYLLVIVFFSIQASEVYSQCLRGCSCVEERHGRSLICMEESAFGAIPENLPDDMTKIRIEKSHFTEIPRGAFSKTPALENLWLNFNDITVINSKGLEGLGNLTELRLQGNKLRSVPWTAFEDTPALKILDLKHNQLDVLPEHALKFLPGLTYLDLSFNLLTVISKEVFQNWPLYQKLQSTEGREAFVPNVVLALHDNAWLCDCRLKGFVEFIRSLSPPIILMNSYLTCSGPDFKAGKFFHEIELQSCMKPVVSTPSANISLPQGANLTMHCIAKARPDPAVWWTYGLKIIRGFHESQERVDEDTIRSFLVIPSLHAADHGVYTCAAVNFIGNSSVSILVDVHSPDSSQSPLHPGLPAAPGAGDENVFIDIRITKQTVRGISIEWYAALDHPAETWFTIHFGLAGNDKKEMIYIGPGIHSYSVSDLMPATKYEICVTIKNQAPRPGQCIMFVTGSDVTEMEQRQKLIHIVVIVLAMVLAVPIGMYACTTDTKFACLEGIMASWKNRRRERSTPEVERERQGTFDSLQAASDEGLVNKDSSEDRKVRRRSDDRLHNGKADHSRLTAELY, from the exons ATGGACATAATTTGTTACCTGCTAGTTATAGTTTTCTTCAGCATCCAGGCAAGTGAAGTTTACTCTCAATGTTTACGCGGGTGCAGCTGTGTGGAAGAGCGTCATGGAAG GTCGCTCATATGTATGGAGGAGAGTGCGTTCGGAGCCATACCAGAGAATCTTCCAGATGATATGACTAAAATACGCATAGAAAAGTCTCACTTCACCGAAATACCCAGAGGGGCTTTCTCTAAAACACCCGCCTTGGAGAACCTGTGGCTGAACTTCAATGATATCACAGTGATAAACTCCAAGGGCCTGGAGGGTTTGGGGAACTTAACCGAGCTCCGTCTGCAAGGGAACAAGCTGCGTTCAGTACCATGGACAGCGTTCGAGGACACGCCGGCCCTCAAGATTCTGGACCTGAAGCACAACCAGCTGGACGTTCTGCCGGAGCATGCGTTAAAATTTTTGCCAGGTCTGACCTACTTAGACTTGTCTTTCAATCTGCTCACGGTCATATCGAAGGAGGTCTTCCAAAACTGGCCCCTCTACCAAAAACTACAGAGCACGGAGGGCCGGGAGGCGTTTGTGCCCAATGTTGTCCTAGCGCTCCACGACAACGCGTGGCTGTGCGACTGTCGCCTGAAGGGCTTCGTGGAGTTCATCAGGTCCCTAAGCCCCCCGATTATCCTGATGAACTCCTACTTGACCTGCTCAGGGCCGGACTTTAAGGCGGGCAAGTTCTTTCATGAGATCGAGCTGCAGTCGTGCATGAAGCCAGTGGTCAGTACTCCGTCCGCAAACATCAGCCTGCCGCAGGGCGCCAATCTTACCATGCACTGCATCGCCAAGGCGAGGCCGGACCCCGCAGTGTGGTGGACATATGGCCTGAAGATAATCAGAGGATTTCATG AATCTCAGGAAAGAGTGGATGAAGACACCATCAGATCCTTCCTGGTGATCCCGTCCCTCCATGCAGCTGATCATGGCGTCTACACCTGCGCTGCTGTAAACTTCATCGGTAACTCCTCTGTGAGCATCCTAGTGGACGTCCATTCTCCTGACAGCTCCCAGTCGCCGCTCCATCCTGGTCTACCAGCTGCGCCAGGTGCTGGTGATGAAAATGTCTTCATTGACATCCGCATCACCAAACAGACAGTACGTGGCATCTCCATCGAGTGGTACGCCGCCCTGGATCACCCGGCTGAGACCTGGTTCACCATCCACTTTGGTCTTGCCGGCaatgataaaaaagaaatgatcTACATCGGCCCTGGGATTCACTCTTACTCTGTCTCTGATCTGATGCCCGCTACCAAATATGAAATCTGTGTCACCATCAAGAACCAGGCACCACGTCCAGGCCAGTGCATCATGTTTGTAACAGGGAGTGATGTTACTGAGATGGAGCAGAGACAGAAGTTGATTCATATTGTGGTGATAGTTCTGGCGATGGTGCTGGCGGTGCCGATAGGGATGTACGCCTGCACGACTGACACCAAGTTTGCCTGTCTGGAGGGCATCATGGCTTCCTGGAAGAACCGACGGAGGGAAAGAAGTACACcagaggtggagagagagaggcagggcaCCTTCGACAGTCTGCAGGCTGCCAGCGACGAGGGCCTGGTTAATAAAGACTCCAGTGAAGACAGGAAGGTGAGGAGGAGGTCagatgacagactgcataatgGCAAAGCCGACCACAGCAGACTCACAGCTGAACTATATTAA
- the lrit2 gene encoding leucine-rich repeat, immunoglobulin-like domain and transmembrane domain-containing protein 2 isoform X2 produces MDIICYLLVIVFFSIQASEVYSQCLRGCSCVEERHGRSLICMEESAFGAIPENLPDDMTKIRIEKSHFTEIPRGAFSKTPALENLWLNFNDITVINSKGLEGLGNLTELRLQGNKLRSVPWTAFEDTPALKILDLKHNQLDVLPEHALKFLPGLTYLDLSFNLLTVISKEVFQNWPLYQKLQSTEGREAFVPNVVLALHDNAWLCDCRLKGFVEFIRSLSPPIILMNSYLTCSGPDFKAGKFFHEIELQSCMKPVVSTPSANISLPQGANLTMHCIAKARPDPAVWWTYGLKIIRGFHESQERVDEDTIRSFLVIPSLHAADHGVYTCAAVNFIGNSSVSILVDVHSPDSSQSPLHPGLPAAPGAGDENVFIDIRITKQTVRGISIEWYAALDHPAETWFTIHFGLAGNDKKEMIYIGPGIHSYSVSDLMPATKYEICVTIKNQAPRPGQCIMFVTGSDVTEMEQRQKLIHIVVIVLAMVLAVPIGMYACTTDTKFACLEGIMASWKNRRRERSTPEVERERQGTFDSLQAASDEGLVNKDSSEDRKAEEFVAKM; encoded by the exons ATGGACATAATTTGTTACCTGCTAGTTATAGTTTTCTTCAGCATCCAGGCAAGTGAAGTTTACTCTCAATGTTTACGCGGGTGCAGCTGTGTGGAAGAGCGTCATGGAAG GTCGCTCATATGTATGGAGGAGAGTGCGTTCGGAGCCATACCAGAGAATCTTCCAGATGATATGACTAAAATACGCATAGAAAAGTCTCACTTCACCGAAATACCCAGAGGGGCTTTCTCTAAAACACCCGCCTTGGAGAACCTGTGGCTGAACTTCAATGATATCACAGTGATAAACTCCAAGGGCCTGGAGGGTTTGGGGAACTTAACCGAGCTCCGTCTGCAAGGGAACAAGCTGCGTTCAGTACCATGGACAGCGTTCGAGGACACGCCGGCCCTCAAGATTCTGGACCTGAAGCACAACCAGCTGGACGTTCTGCCGGAGCATGCGTTAAAATTTTTGCCAGGTCTGACCTACTTAGACTTGTCTTTCAATCTGCTCACGGTCATATCGAAGGAGGTCTTCCAAAACTGGCCCCTCTACCAAAAACTACAGAGCACGGAGGGCCGGGAGGCGTTTGTGCCCAATGTTGTCCTAGCGCTCCACGACAACGCGTGGCTGTGCGACTGTCGCCTGAAGGGCTTCGTGGAGTTCATCAGGTCCCTAAGCCCCCCGATTATCCTGATGAACTCCTACTTGACCTGCTCAGGGCCGGACTTTAAGGCGGGCAAGTTCTTTCATGAGATCGAGCTGCAGTCGTGCATGAAGCCAGTGGTCAGTACTCCGTCCGCAAACATCAGCCTGCCGCAGGGCGCCAATCTTACCATGCACTGCATCGCCAAGGCGAGGCCGGACCCCGCAGTGTGGTGGACATATGGCCTGAAGATAATCAGAGGATTTCATG AATCTCAGGAAAGAGTGGATGAAGACACCATCAGATCCTTCCTGGTGATCCCGTCCCTCCATGCAGCTGATCATGGCGTCTACACCTGCGCTGCTGTAAACTTCATCGGTAACTCCTCTGTGAGCATCCTAGTGGACGTCCATTCTCCTGACAGCTCCCAGTCGCCGCTCCATCCTGGTCTACCAGCTGCGCCAGGTGCTGGTGATGAAAATGTCTTCATTGACATCCGCATCACCAAACAGACAGTACGTGGCATCTCCATCGAGTGGTACGCCGCCCTGGATCACCCGGCTGAGACCTGGTTCACCATCCACTTTGGTCTTGCCGGCaatgataaaaaagaaatgatcTACATCGGCCCTGGGATTCACTCTTACTCTGTCTCTGATCTGATGCCCGCTACCAAATATGAAATCTGTGTCACCATCAAGAACCAGGCACCACGTCCAGGCCAGTGCATCATGTTTGTAACAGGGAGTGATGTTACTGAGATGGAGCAGAGACAGAAGTTGATTCATATTGTGGTGATAGTTCTGGCGATGGTGCTGGCGGTGCCGATAGGGATGTACGCCTGCACGACTGACACCAAGTTTGCCTGTCTGGAGGGCATCATGGCTTCCTGGAAGAACCGACGGAGGGAAAGAAGTACACcagaggtggagagagagaggcagggcaCCTTCGACAGTCTGCAGGCTGCCAGCGACGAGGGCCTGGTTAATAAAGACTCCAGTGAAGACAGGAAG GCCGAGGAGTTTGTTGCAAAGATGTGA
- the lrit1a gene encoding leucine-rich repeat, immunoglobulin-like domain and transmembrane domain-containing protein 1a, with protein MFLVLILGLYVATGELFSPVSSCPSQCSCFYHNLSDGSKARSVICNDPEISLVPVGFPVDTSKLRIEKTSIQRIPSEAFNYLSSLEFLWMSFNTLSTVNSDSFRGLFNLEELRLDGNALTAFPWESLMDMPSLRLLDLHNNQLTSLPAEATTYIRNLTYLDLSSNSLLTLPAEVLSTWLAAKPTQGPESSKMILGLHDNPWVCDCRLYDLVQFQKSQTLSVAFIDTRLRCSAPESVSGVLFSDAELRRCQLPRIHTAVARVRSAVGNNVLLRCGTIGVPIPDLTWRRADGRALNGTVQQENSKEGITWSILSVPAVSYRDSGKFICKATNYAGNAEAVISLIVSNSPKPEGNQTTNDKKPKVKKPNPVGKAAYQEKLVARYVIPTSTPSSLSALDPGLLPGLSLDPGLASYSADDRATPGPATSSNPDALLDLEKTNLSNLAANTSSLQQDPDRVVRSVKVVGDTDNTISLNWRAPKAKNTTAFSVLYAVFGERDMRKINVGAGQNRVTIEGLVPRTKYIACVCVRGLIPKKEQCVIFSTDEAASATGTQKLINVIVITVACIIAVPLTVIVCCGALKRRIQKYWGKKTKDIQDSYVTFETLSPGTKAKGLEGEYLNRLNPEESNRLLSARSSLDSEATAKIEGQPNEYFC; from the exons ATGTTCCTCGTCCTGATCCTGGGGCTCTACGTGGCCACAGGTGAACTTTTCTCCCCAGTGAGCTCCTGTCCTTCGCAGTGCAGCTGTTTTTACCACAACCTGAGTGATGGATCAAAGGCCAG GAGCGTCATTTGCAACGATCCTGAGATATCTCTTGTGCCTGTCGGGTTCCCTGTTGACACGTCCAAGTTGCGGATTGAGAAGACATCCATCCAGCGGATACCAAGCGAAGCCTTCAACTACCTCTCCAGTCTGGAATTCCTGTGGATGTCTTTCAACACGCTGTCCACCGTGAACTCGGACAGTTTCCGGGGACTGTTCAATCTGGAAGAGCTTCGTCTGGACGGGAATGCCCTCACCGCCTTTCCCTGGGAATCTCTCATGGATATGCCCAGCCTCAGACTTCTCGATTTGCACAACAACCAGCTCACCTCGCTGCCCGCCGAAGCCACCACGTACATCAGGAACCTCACCTACCTGGATCTGTCCAGCAACAGCCTGCTGACCCTGCCGGCAGAGGTGCTGTCCACATGGCTGGCTGCAAAACCAACGCAGGGGCCGGAGAGCTCCAAGATGATACTTG GTCTCCATGACAACCCCTGGGTGTGTGACTGTCGGCTCTATGATCTGGTCCAGTTCCAGAAGTCTCAGACCCTCTCAGTGGCGTTCATTGACACAAGGCTCCGATGTTCGGCTCCGGAGAGTGTGTCGGGGGTCTTGTTCAGTGATGCAGAGCTGCGCCGCTGTCAGCTCCCGCGCATCCACACAGCGGTGGCACGAGTCCGAAGTGCTGTGGGGAACAATGTGCTGCTCCGCTGTGGGACCATTGGAGTTCCTATCCCAGACTTGACTTGGCGCAGGGCAGATGGACGAGCTCTGAATGGAACAG TCCAGCAGGAGAACTCTAAGGAGGGAATCACCTGGTCCATCCTCAGTGTTCCAGCTGTGTCCTACCGTGATTCGGGGAAATTTATCTGCAAGGCTACTAACTATGCAGGAAACGCAGAGGCTGTCATTTCTCTCATTGTCTCCAACTCCCCAAAACCAGAGGGGAACCAAACCACCAATGACAAGAAGCCCAAAGTAAAGAAACCAAACCCAGTGGGCAAAGCTGCCTATCAGGAGAAACTGGTTGCCAGATATGTGATTCCAACCTCCACCCCTTCATCCCTGTCTGCTCTGGATCCTGGCCTTCTGCCTGGTCTCAGTCTTGATCCTGGACTGGCCAGTTACAGTGCGGATGACAGAGCAACCCCAGGACCTGCCACCTCCTCCAACCCGGACGCGCTTCTGGATCTGGAGAAAACAAATCTGAGCAACTTGGCGGCCAACACCTCATCCCTGCAGCAGGACCCGGACAGGGTGGTCCGCTCAGTGAAGGTGGTGGGGGACACAGACAATACAATTTCTCTGAACTGGAGAGCCCCTAAAGCCAAAAACACGACAGCGTTTAGTGTGCTGTATGCAGTGTTTGGGGAGAGGGACATGAGAAAGATCAACGTTGGGGCGGGTCAGAACCGTGTAACCATCGAAGGGTTGGTGCCCAGGACCAAGTAcattgcctgtgtgtgtgtgaggggccTGATCCCCAAGAAAGAGCAGTGTGTAATATTTTCCACTGATGAAGCAGCGAGTGCTACTGGCACTCAGAAGCTGATTAATGTGATTGTGATCACAGTGGCCTGTATTATTGCGGTCCCGCTCACAGTCATCGTCTGCTGTGGGGCGCTGAAGAGACGAATTCAGAAgtactgggggaaaaaaacgaaGGACATCCAAGATTCCTATGTGACCTTTGAAACACTGTCGCCTGGCACAAAGGCCAAAGGGCTTGAGGGTGAGTATTTGAACAGACTGAACCCAGAGGAGTCCAACAGGCTGCTGTCAGCTCGCTCCAGCCTGGACTCTGAGGCCACAGCTAAGATAGAGGGACAGCCTAACGAGTACTTCTGCTGA